The genomic region ATGACAGGTATTTCCTTGATAACGTGGCAGGCTGGATACTTGAGCTTGACAGGGGTGAAGGCATACCGTGGAAGGGCAACTACTCATCATGGCTTGAACAGAAACAGAAAAGGCTTGCCCTTGAGGAAAAGGGAGAGAGCAAAAGAAGAAAAACCCTTGAGAGGGAGCTTGAATGGATAAGAATGTCTCCAAAAGGGCGTCACGCCAAGGCAAAGGCGCGTATAACAGCCTATGACAGCCTGATTAATCAGGAGACAAAGGAGAGAGAAAGAGAGCTTGAGATATTTATCCCGCCGGGACCAAGACTCGGCAATGTGGTGATAGAGGCAAAAAATATAAGCAAGGCATATGGAGACAGCCTGCTTATTGATGACCTCTCCTTTTCAGTGCCATCAGGGGCCATTGTGGGTGTAATAGGGCCAAACGGGGCTGGAAAAACCACGCTGTTCAGGATGATAACCGGTCAGGAGCAGGTCACATCAGGTGAATTCAGGATAGGCGAGACAGTAAAGCTTTCATATGTGGATCAGACCAGGGATACACTTGCCCCGGAAAAAAACATATGGGAGGTTATATCTGAAGGACATGACACCATTCAGCTTGGCGACAGGGAGGTAAACTCCAGGGCATATGTGGCAAGGTTTAATTTTTCAGGGAGTGACCAGCAGAAAAAGGTGAATAATCTTTCAGGTGGCGAGAGAAACCGCGTTCACCTTGCACGAATGCTTAAGGAAGGCGGTAACGTGCTTCTTCTTGACGAACCTACAAATGACCTTGATGTTAATACACTGAGGGCGCTTGAAGAGGCCATAGAAAACTTTGGCGGAAGCGCTATTATAATAAGCCATGACAGATGGTTTCTGGACAGGCTTGCAACACATATACTTGCATTTGAGGGTGACAGCAAGGTAGTATGGTTTGACGGCAACTACACCGAGTATGAACAGGATAAAAAGGCAAGGCTTGGGGAGGCGGCTGTTAATCCTCACAGAATCAAATACCGCCATCTTACAAGAGGATAGAAACCTGATATGGCCAATGATGTTCGACCTGATCCTCAGTATCTTCTAAAACTTGTGGAGACAAGGATGCCCTTCGGTAAATATAAGGGAAGGTCTCTTGTTGACCTTCCTGAGACCTATGTTGTATGGTTTATGGGCAAGGGGCTCCCTGAAGGCGAGCTTGGGGATATGTTACGAAGTGTATATGAGATAAAGGTAAACGGGCTTGAATACCTGTTTAAACCTTTGAAGCGTAAATTGTAGGGGCGGACCTGCGTGTCCGCCCGATATTTGGGAATGAGGACCTTCATCACCGGGCAGGCACTCAGGCCTGCCCATACAATGCTGAAAACCTTTTTTATGTCCTATTGAAATAGGGAAAACACCTTTTTTAAAAAAACAACTGGATTCCACGGTCAAGCCGTGGAATGACGAAGGTGGTCATAGGTATATGTTGGGTAGGATATTCTATCCCTCACTAAACAAATGGAGATTAAATTGATCAGGATGATTATGCTTGCATCATTAATGCTGTTATTTTTTGTACTCCAATCGTGTGTTCACATGCAAGGTAATAAACCGGATAAACTATGCGCCCTCACCTTTGATGACGGGCCTAGCGCAGACCCTGAACTAACATCACTGGTACTGGATAAACTTGATAAGTACAATGTTAAAGCGACATTTTTTGTTGTTGGTCAGAACCTGAATGCCTCTACAAAACCTGTTATTGATCGCATGGTGAAGGCAGGCCATGAGACAGGGAACCATTCATGGTCATATGATGACATGGCAAAGATGCCTTTTAATGAAATAAAAAAATCTATAACCGATACGACAGAGGCCATAAAAAAATATACTGGCAAGGTACCGGTATTCTTCAGACCGCCAAACCTTTCAACAAGCACTGTTATGTATAAGGCAATTGACCTCCCCTTCGCAAGTGGTCTGGCAGCAGGAGACTGGCCTAATGGCGGAGGTGATACCACTGAACGAATAATGGATAAACTTAAACCCGGTATACGAGATGGTGTGATTATCCTGCTGCATGATGTACAGCCCAAACCGCACCCCACACCTGCTGCACTAAATACCCTGATACCTTATCTCATTAAGGAGGGCTATGAGTTTGTAACCATTAGTGAACTTTTCAGTAGAAAAGGGGTGATTCCTGATTCAACAGTAGAAAACATGTATGTGTATGTGGAATAGGAGAGGATATAATCAGCAACTTCATGTTTTCTCATATAGTCTAATGTAAATTAAAATACCCTCAGGGTTCAATAACTAACCCTGAGGGCATTTTATCATTAGATTATTGCTGAATGGCTGTTACAACGCCTTTATCATCAAATGTTACAGCAATAGTTTTAAAACGGTTGCTCCAGTATACCCATGTGTTGCTTTCAATGGAAGGGGTCCTGTGTGTTGCTGGATATCCAAGCGCCATCATAACCCCGGTTTTTGTCATACCATTTGATGCAATACCTTCTTTAATACCCTTCTGATCCTTTTCAGAAAGAGTTGAAAGATCCGTCTTTGCGGGTGAGGTTATTTTATTGAGATACTCCTCTGAAGTCATCTGCATACGGGCTTCTTGATACTCAAAAAATATCTCTTCATTTGTTTCCGTATTAACAATAATAAAACCCTGCCTCTTCCAGCTCTTTACCTGAACTGGCGTATTGACAGCCAGTATTCTATGCCCTGCGCCGGGGTTGGTATAATTTGCATAACTTGCCTTACTGTCTTTTCCATTATTCTGATAATGGATGTTTACCTTCATGAAAACCGGGCCTTCCAGGATATAATCCTTCTTGGCCTCAGAAGTTACAGGGTTAATAAAAAGTGCTGCCGCCAGAATTGTTGCACCAACTATTTTTTTAAACATAATAGCCTCCTTATAAAAATGTTTACTTAATAAAATCTCTAAGCCTTAAAAATAAAACCCGAACATACCCATGACTGAATTAATACCCCTGTTTTCATCATCAATGCCGCCGTTTGATATATGATGGAGCCTCAAGGCCATATAAAAAGCCTTTTCTGACCCGGTTTTTATTTCAGCGCCAATACCAAGCTGCGGATTGAAATTTACCCTCATTCCCTGCCCCGGGACCTGAAAATCTGTATATATGATACCAATACCGCCTTCAACATATGGTTTAAACGTTTTACCCTCAAATGAATCAAGGTAGTACAGTGCAAATATATTCGCAGAAAGGGTAGCGCGCGTCCTTTTATAGTGAGCACAGCCAAGGTTTCCCTCCACCTTAAACATAAGCTCATCAGGGGCATTGTGTTTCCAGACCCTCTCATAATCATACAGTACGAATCCTGTTAGCATATAATAACCTATGTCTCCGGACAGGTTATAACTGTTGCCTGCGGTTATGCCCATTCCGTATCGTTCAGGGGGATATCCTGACACCTTTTCGCTGGCATATATCACACCTGAGCTTATGGATGATATAAACAATATTGTAATCACCAATCTACATATCCTGCTCATGTCTCCTCCAAGATGCTGCATCAACAATCTTTTACAACCATTACCCACCAGATAATTTTAATATAACCTGCCATACTTTTTACTGATACCTGTGTTAACCTGTTTTCACAGTGGGCATTCAAAAATTTTAAATCAACCAGTATGTGACAGGGTTATAATACTGAATTCACCCTTTATTCCTGTCTTTACGCAGGAGATATTTTCTTGATTCAATGTGCAGTCTTGTCCTTGAAATCGATAGTTATCAGGGCGTCTTACTGTAACTGGGGCAGGAAATATCCTCCCTTCTCTTAATGAAATAACTGCTATAACCATATCAAAGGCAGAACCAACAGGAATAGATCCATAATAAGGTGTGTAGCATGAGACCAGAGAGCCCTCAGGTATAATTTCAGAGTAATATCTGTCACATTCAATATGCCCGTCTGCATTCAGGATATAAAAACTATCTTCTGAAAGATTGTCTTTTAAATCTTTCACGATACCGGTATTAACAGAGGTAACAGCACCGTAACAGTTTGCTGACTTATCACGGGATAACAGAAAAAATGCAGCTCCTTCACCAGGCACAGCGCTTTGAATCTCTGCTGCAAGTGGTGACATGGAGATATTGCCATTACTTCCATACCAGCGCTTATAGCAGTAACCCAAAACATCAAAATATTCATCAACCGCTCCAAAAAGCACCTGCCCTACCCTCTCTTCACAAAGCCATTGAATGGCGCTGAGAAGTCCTGAAGAAACAGACATCTCAAACTGGCTGATGGTCAGGCAGGGGCCTTCAATTCCAAGCATCATGGAGATATGACCGGCAGCAGCATTATGCACAGAGTTTGAAAAGAGCGTGGGAGAGGCACAGTTATCACCTGAATCAATAATGGAATCAAGAAAGGAGAAGGTTGTTTTGGCTGAACCGTATCCTGAGCATAAAATAAGACCAGTCGCCATTTTATCAAATGAATCCTGCCCTGCATCATTTAGCGCCAGATATGCCCCTGTAAGGGCAAGCTGCGAAAAATGGTCTATCCTGCGTAATGCCTTTTTAGGAACAAAATCGTAAAGAGATGAAATATCAGCATAAAAGGCAGGATAATATCCATCCTGTGAAGATGGCTCGCATGTAGCACCGGTTCTCAGCCGATTCAAAAGCGCATTTGAACCGCAACCAAATCCCCCGGCAATACCTGTTCCATTGATAAATATCTTCATTCTATATCCCTTCTGTGCTCAGGATCAGTACTGCATTCTGCCCGCCAAATGCCAGTGATTCTGACAGGGCTGTTTTGCCAGTTATTCCCATATTTTCAGTTACAGGTGATATGCCTGCCTCAGGGTCGATTTCTGAAAAACCGGCGCTGGCAGGAATCCGGCCTGCCTCAAGTGAGGCTACTGTATATACTGCCTCAATTGCCCCTGCTGCACCAAGTGTGTGTCCTGTATACCCCTTTGTAGAGAGAAAAGGTATGCCGTTAAAGATCTCCTTTAGCACCCTGGCCTCCGCCATGTCATTTTCAGGTGTTGCTGTCCCGTGGGCATTTATAAAGCCTATATCACCGGCCTTTTTTCCGCTCTCAACAAAGGCATCTGCAATGGCCCTTTTCAAACCCCTTCCCTCTGGATGGGGGGCAGTAAGATGATACCCGTCGCTGGCAGAACCATAGCCAAGGACAAATGCCTTTGCTTTTTTATTGCGTCTTTTAAGTGAATACTCGCTTTCAAGCACCACCACCCCTGCCCCTTCACCAAGGTTAAGCCCCTTGCGGTTTCTGTCAAATGGCCTGCATGGATCAGGATCGGTAATCATCAGGGATATAAACCCGTTGTATGAGATCCGGCTAAGCTCATCAGCGCCCCCTGCGATAACAATGTCACATATACCACTCCTTATCCACGATGCACCTATGCCAATAGCATCTGTACCGGAAGAACAGGCGTTTACAATGGTCTGGCACGGCCCTTTAAGGGAATACTCCTTTGATATTACCGAAGAGGGATTACTGTTGAGATATCTGCTTATGGCGAACATATCAGGTTCAAGCATGTTTTTAAAATCCCTGTAAAACTGTTCATCATTCATTGTGCTGCCTACAGTGGTACCCATGCATACACCTACCCTCAGGCCACTCATTGCATCAGGGTCAAGCCCTGCATCCTTAATGGCCTCAGCAGCGGCTGCCAGCCCCAGTTGTGCTGTCCTGGAGAGAGATTTTTTTTGCCCGTCATTAATGCCGGGTAATGGATACCTGATTTCAAAAACCGGATAGGTAACCGGATGGGAAGATGAAAATGCCTCTGGCCTGTCAGGGTTTCGTTTACCCTGAAAGAGAGTTTTCATGTTCTGCATCAGAGATTCTCCTGATGCGCTCAGACAACCTGCTCCAGATATTGCAACAGGTGCGCCGCGGTTCATGATTTCGTATGTCCCTCAATAAATGAAGCAAGTGATTTTATTGATTCAAATGCAACCCGGCCCTCATCCATATCCTTTATTTCAACATTAAAGTGTTTTTGAATGATTACAACCAGCTCAACCGCATCAAGGGAATCAAGACCCAAACCCCCTCCGAAGAGTGGGGCATTGTCATCTATATCCCCCGGGGTGATATCCTCAAGAAAAAGTTCTTTTATAATTATCTTTTTCAGCTCTTCAACATTAATTGTCATTCGTTTGACTCCTCGCTGTTAGTTTTAATATCAGATATTTTTGAGTTTATTAACTATTCCGATTAGCTTAATAAATCAAGCAAATATAAAATTTCAGGACGATTATGAAGAGTGCATCCACATATCATAGAAATTAAAGAACTGAAAAGGATGGGTCTCAGTATAGCCTTCAAGAAATTTTACAAATTCACTTATATAGGGCATATATCCTTCCCCTGACCTGCCCAGCCCTTCCGGCACATGTATCACCTTTGCAAGATCAAGCACAAAATGATTAGAACCATCTTTATGTGTAAGCAGAATGGCTATGGGAGAGCCTGTTGCCGAGGCAACCTTGAATGCGCTGAAGGGGAACAGGGCCTTTTCACCAAGAAAATCAACAGGCACCCTGTTTTTCAGGCTTCCAAAGATACGAT from Desulfatiglans sp. harbors:
- a CDS encoding beta-ketoacyl synthase, producing MKIFINGTGIAGGFGCGSNALLNRLRTGATCEPSSQDGYYPAFYADISSLYDFVPKKALRRIDHFSQLALTGAYLALNDAGQDSFDKMATGLILCSGYGSAKTTFSFLDSIIDSGDNCASPTLFSNSVHNAAAGHISMMLGIEGPCLTISQFEMSVSSGLLSAIQWLCEERVGQVLFGAVDEYFDVLGYCYKRWYGSNGNISMSPLAAEIQSAVPGEGAAFFLLSRDKSANCYGAVTSVNTGIVKDLKDNLSEDSFYILNADGHIECDRYYSEIIPEGSLVSCYTPYYGSIPVGSAFDMVIAVISLREGRIFPAPVTVRRPDNYRFQGQDCTLNQENISCVKTGIKGEFSIITLSHTG
- a CDS encoding polysaccharide deacetylase family protein, with protein sequence MEIKLIRMIMLASLMLLFFVLQSCVHMQGNKPDKLCALTFDDGPSADPELTSLVLDKLDKYNVKATFFVVGQNLNASTKPVIDRMVKAGHETGNHSWSYDDMAKMPFNEIKKSITDTTEAIKKYTGKVPVFFRPPNLSTSTVMYKAIDLPFASGLAAGDWPNGGGDTTERIMDKLKPGIRDGVIILLHDVQPKPHPTPAALNTLIPYLIKEGYEFVTISELFSRKGVIPDSTVENMYVYVE
- a CDS encoding outer membrane protein assembly factor BamE, with amino-acid sequence MFKKIVGATILAAALFINPVTSEAKKDYILEGPVFMKVNIHYQNNGKDSKASYANYTNPGAGHRILAVNTPVQVKSWKRQGFIIVNTETNEEIFFEYQEARMQMTSEEYLNKITSPAKTDLSTLSEKDQKGIKEGIASNGMTKTGVMMALGYPATHRTPSIESNTWVYWSNRFKTIAVTFDDKGVVTAIQQ
- a CDS encoding acyl carrier protein: MTINVEELKKIIIKELFLEDITPGDIDDNAPLFGGGLGLDSLDAVELVVIIQKHFNVEIKDMDEGRVAFESIKSLASFIEGHTKS
- a CDS encoding acyloxyacyl hydrolase, whose product is MSRICRLVITILFISSISSGVIYASEKVSGYPPERYGMGITAGNSYNLSGDIGYYMLTGFVLYDYERVWKHNAPDELMFKVEGNLGCAHYKRTRATLSANIFALYYLDSFEGKTFKPYVEGGIGIIYTDFQVPGQGMRVNFNPQLGIGAEIKTGSEKAFYMALRLHHISNGGIDDENRGINSVMGMFGFYF
- a CDS encoding DUF3820 family protein — its product is MANDVRPDPQYLLKLVETRMPFGKYKGRSLVDLPETYVVWFMGKGLPEGELGDMLRSVYEIKVNGLEYLFKPLKRKL
- a CDS encoding beta-ketoacyl-[acyl-carrier-protein] synthase family protein, coding for MNRGAPVAISGAGCLSASGESLMQNMKTLFQGKRNPDRPEAFSSSHPVTYPVFEIRYPLPGINDGQKKSLSRTAQLGLAAAAEAIKDAGLDPDAMSGLRVGVCMGTTVGSTMNDEQFYRDFKNMLEPDMFAISRYLNSNPSSVISKEYSLKGPCQTIVNACSSGTDAIGIGASWIRSGICDIVIAGGADELSRISYNGFISLMITDPDPCRPFDRNRKGLNLGEGAGVVVLESEYSLKRRNKKAKAFVLGYGSASDGYHLTAPHPEGRGLKRAIADAFVESGKKAGDIGFINAHGTATPENDMAEARVLKEIFNGIPFLSTKGYTGHTLGAAGAIEAVYTVASLEAGRIPASAGFSEIDPEAGISPVTENMGITGKTALSESLAFGGQNAVLILSTEGI
- the ettA gene encoding energy-dependent translational throttle protein EttA — translated: MSQEANKIIYSMMKVSKFYDKKPVLKDISISYFYGAKIGVLGLNGSGKSSLLRIFAGIDKEFNGETTISPGLTVGLLEQEPLLDDSKRVREVVEEGLQEAVDLLKEFNRINEKFAEPMSDDEMNDLIERQGKVQEKIDALDAWDIDSRLEMAMDALRCPEGDTPVKVLSGGERRRVALCRLLLKKPDILLLDEPTNHLDAETVAWLEQHLQRYEGTVIAVTHDRYFLDNVAGWILELDRGEGIPWKGNYSSWLEQKQKRLALEEKGESKRRKTLERELEWIRMSPKGRHAKAKARITAYDSLINQETKERERELEIFIPPGPRLGNVVIEAKNISKAYGDSLLIDDLSFSVPSGAIVGVIGPNGAGKTTLFRMITGQEQVTSGEFRIGETVKLSYVDQTRDTLAPEKNIWEVISEGHDTIQLGDREVNSRAYVARFNFSGSDQQKKVNNLSGGERNRVHLARMLKEGGNVLLLDEPTNDLDVNTLRALEEAIENFGGSAIIISHDRWFLDRLATHILAFEGDSKVVWFDGNYTEYEQDKKARLGEAAVNPHRIKYRHLTRG